A window of the Gordonia humi genome harbors these coding sequences:
- a CDS encoding peptidoglycan D,D-transpeptidase FtsI family protein, with product MTRSRSVRPPAPRPGGRSTVGSTPPPPPPDDDRIAELDTAPSRRFIGRQRMMWIVVALACVLVAGRMAYVQLIAADSISAQAAQQRTVTNVLHATRGSIVDRNGRLLAHTDDARALTFQPKSVRKSIAEEHAKDESLPDVDTRLKQIADGVSSALGGSIKSEDLLAEFKSDKDFVYLARSIDPEQAKAIMNDFPEVGSEPQSVRVYPGGSLAANIVGDVNYDGNGAEGLESSMDAVLAGTDGTETYDQGRDGTVIPGSTRNVHPAVDGKTVHLTIDSDVQWFVQTQVNMAKKASGANNVSAVVLDSRTGEVVAMANDGTFNPALPFDEQGDADRGNRSVTSPFEPGSVNKIVTASAAIQYGVTNPNEVLQVPGSIRMSGITVNDAWEHGTAPYTTTGIFGKSSNVGTLMLAQRVGEQRFADMLEKFGLGTATGVGLPAESPGAVPALSQWSGGSFANLPIGQGLSMTLLQMTSMYQAIANDGVRIPPRIIADGDRPDSVRVVSPQTAHTVRDMFRAVMQGDDGGPQQGTGASGAIAGYQTSGKTGTAQQVDPKCNCYSRSSYNITFAGILPADDPRYVVGIMMDNPVRSSDGSGGQSAAPLFGTIGEWLLQHERVPYSPEPAPRLRLQS from the coding sequence ATGACCCGATCCCGTTCCGTGCGTCCGCCGGCGCCCCGACCGGGTGGTCGTTCGACGGTCGGCTCCACGCCGCCTCCACCGCCACCCGACGACGATCGCATCGCCGAGCTGGACACCGCACCGTCCCGGCGGTTCATCGGCCGCCAGCGGATGATGTGGATCGTCGTCGCTCTGGCATGTGTGCTGGTCGCGGGCCGGATGGCGTACGTTCAGCTGATCGCGGCCGATTCGATATCGGCGCAGGCCGCGCAGCAGCGCACCGTGACGAATGTGCTGCACGCCACCCGCGGATCGATCGTCGACCGCAACGGCCGCCTGCTGGCGCACACCGATGACGCGCGCGCCCTGACATTCCAGCCGAAGTCGGTGCGCAAGTCGATCGCCGAGGAGCATGCGAAGGACGAGTCGCTGCCCGACGTCGACACCCGACTCAAGCAGATCGCCGACGGCGTCTCGTCGGCTCTCGGCGGCAGCATCAAGTCCGAGGACCTGCTCGCCGAGTTCAAGTCCGACAAGGACTTCGTCTACCTGGCTCGATCGATCGATCCGGAGCAGGCCAAGGCCATCATGAACGACTTCCCCGAGGTGGGTTCCGAACCGCAGAGCGTGCGGGTCTACCCGGGCGGCTCGCTGGCGGCGAACATCGTCGGCGACGTCAACTACGACGGCAACGGTGCCGAAGGGCTCGAGTCGTCGATGGACGCCGTGCTCGCGGGTACCGACGGCACCGAGACCTACGACCAGGGCCGCGACGGCACGGTGATCCCGGGCAGCACCCGCAACGTGCACCCGGCGGTCGACGGGAAGACGGTGCACCTGACGATCGACTCCGACGTCCAGTGGTTCGTTCAGACGCAGGTCAACATGGCCAAGAAGGCGTCCGGAGCCAACAACGTCTCGGCCGTGGTGCTCGACAGCAGGACCGGCGAGGTGGTCGCGATGGCCAACGACGGCACCTTCAATCCGGCACTGCCGTTCGACGAGCAGGGCGACGCCGATCGAGGCAACCGCTCGGTCACCTCCCCGTTCGAACCCGGATCGGTCAACAAGATCGTCACCGCGTCCGCGGCCATCCAGTACGGGGTCACCAACCCGAACGAGGTCCTGCAGGTTCCCGGTTCGATCCGCATGTCCGGAATCACCGTGAACGACGCCTGGGAGCACGGCACCGCGCCGTACACGACGACCGGCATCTTCGGTAAGTCGTCGAACGTCGGCACCCTCATGCTGGCGCAGCGCGTCGGCGAGCAGCGCTTCGCGGACATGCTCGAGAAGTTCGGTCTCGGCACGGCCACCGGCGTCGGGCTGCCCGCCGAGAGTCCCGGCGCGGTCCCGGCACTGAGCCAGTGGTCGGGCGGCTCGTTCGCCAACCTGCCCATCGGCCAGGGACTGTCGATGACCCTGCTGCAGATGACCTCGATGTACCAGGCGATCGCCAACGACGGGGTGCGAATCCCCCCGCGGATCATCGCCGACGGCGATCGGCCCGACTCGGTCCGCGTGGTGTCGCCGCAGACCGCGCACACGGTGCGCGACATGTTCCGCGCGGTGATGCAGGGCGACGACGGCGGCCCCCAGCAGGGCACCGGCGCCTCCGGAGCGATCGCCGGCTACCAGACGTCCGGCAAGACCGGCACGGCGCAGCAGGTCGATCCCAAGTGCAACTGCTATTCGCGGTCGAGCTACAACATCACGTTCGCGGGCATTCTGCCCGCCGACGACCCCCGCTACGTGGTCGGCATCATGATGGACAACCCGGTCCGCAGTTCCGACGGATCGGGCGGTCAGAGTGCCGCACCGCTGTTCGGCACCATCGGCGAATGGCTGCTGCAGCACGAACGTGTGCCCTACTCGCCCGAGCCCGCACCGCGACTACGTCTGCAGTCCTGA
- the rsmH gene encoding 16S rRNA (cytosine(1402)-N(4))-methyltransferase RsmH has protein sequence MAERMFGLLAPALTGGSDDASGAVLVDGTLGAGGHAEYFLDRLDGLTVHAIDRDTSAIDIARERLDRFGDRVVFHHARYDEIGDVAAAAGLTAVEGVLLDLGVSSMQLDRADRGFAYAVDAPLDMRMNSDDELTAADVLNTYDHGALARVLSEYGEERFAGKIASAVLRERAVEPFATSGRLVELLYATIPAATRRTGGHPAKRTFQALRIEVNRELESLRAVIPASLDLLAVGGRLAVMSYQSLEDRIVKRDFAQAVRNTTPAGLPVDLPGTAARFALVTRGAEQADDGEREANPRSAPVRIRAIERVAEDIGGRR, from the coding sequence ATGGCCGAGCGGATGTTCGGACTCCTGGCGCCCGCCCTCACCGGCGGCTCCGACGACGCGAGCGGTGCCGTGCTCGTCGACGGCACGCTCGGGGCGGGCGGCCACGCCGAATACTTCCTCGATCGGCTCGACGGACTCACCGTGCACGCGATCGACCGCGACACCTCGGCCATCGACATCGCGCGGGAGCGTCTCGACCGTTTCGGCGACCGCGTGGTCTTCCACCACGCCCGCTACGACGAGATCGGCGACGTGGCCGCGGCCGCCGGCCTCACCGCAGTCGAGGGCGTCCTGCTCGACCTGGGCGTGTCCTCGATGCAGCTCGACCGCGCCGACCGCGGGTTCGCCTACGCCGTCGACGCGCCGCTGGACATGCGGATGAACTCCGACGACGAGTTGACCGCGGCCGATGTGCTCAACACCTACGATCACGGTGCGCTCGCGCGGGTGCTCAGCGAATACGGTGAGGAGCGCTTCGCCGGGAAGATCGCCTCCGCGGTCTTACGCGAACGCGCCGTCGAACCGTTCGCCACGAGCGGACGCCTCGTGGAACTGCTGTACGCGACGATTCCGGCCGCCACCCGGCGGACCGGCGGACATCCCGCCAAACGCACCTTCCAGGCCCTGCGCATCGAGGTGAACCGAGAACTCGAGTCCCTGCGCGCCGTGATCCCGGCGTCGCTGGACCTGCTCGCGGTCGGCGGACGTCTGGCGGTGATGAGCTATCAGTCGCTCGAGGATCGGATCGTCAAGCGCGATTTCGCGCAGGCGGTCCGTAACACCACACCCGCCGGTCTGCCGGTCGACCTGCCCGGCACGGCCGCTCGATTCGCGCTGGTCACACGCGGGGCCGAGCAGGCGGACGACGGTGAACGAGAAGCGAATCCGCGGTCGGCGCCGGTCCGAATCCGGGCCATCGAGCGCGTCGCCGAAGACATAGGGGGACGACGGTGA
- the mraZ gene encoding division/cell wall cluster transcriptional repressor MraZ has product MARFVGTYTPKLDDKGRLTVPAKFREALSGGVMVTRSQDHSLSVYRAEEFDAIADKAVAASRNDPEARAFLRYFFAGADEQRLDGQGRVSLSAEHRTYAELSKECVVIGSYDHLEIWDAQKWREYQDAHEEAFSSAGSAALDSIL; this is encoded by the coding sequence ATGGCTCGCTTCGTCGGCACGTACACACCCAAACTCGACGACAAAGGGCGCCTCACAGTGCCCGCGAAGTTCCGAGAAGCACTGTCAGGAGGAGTCATGGTCACGCGAAGCCAGGATCACAGCCTGTCGGTGTATCGAGCCGAAGAGTTCGACGCCATCGCGGACAAGGCCGTGGCCGCCTCGCGGAATGATCCCGAAGCGCGAGCCTTCCTGCGGTACTTCTTCGCAGGCGCCGACGAGCAACGGCTCGACGGACAGGGGCGCGTGAGCCTCTCGGCGGAGCACCGCACGTACGCGGAGCTCTCCAAGGAGTGTGTGGTGATCGGCTCGTACGACCACCTCGAGATCTGGGACGCGCAGAAGTGGCGCGAGTACCAGGACGCTCACGAGGAGGCGTTCTCCAGCGCAGGCTCGGCGGCACTGGACTCGATCCTCTAG
- a CDS encoding DUF3040 domain-containing protein: MPLSEHEQRMLDEIESALYAEDPKFASSVTKKRVGRPTARRRLIAILGFLIGLAMLVGGLMVDFDIGGLKILSFAGFLVMFASAAFGLLSSGRGGAAAEPGQSGSRGGTKSTGGGKPSFSERMESRFQRRFDQDDH; encoded by the coding sequence GTGCCGCTTTCCGAGCACGAGCAGCGCATGCTCGACGAAATTGAAAGCGCGCTCTACGCCGAGGATCCGAAGTTCGCCTCGAGCGTGACCAAGAAGCGCGTAGGCCGTCCGACGGCGCGTCGCCGACTCATCGCGATCCTGGGGTTCTTGATCGGCCTGGCGATGCTGGTGGGTGGTCTGATGGTGGACTTCGACATCGGCGGTCTCAAGATCTTGAGTTTCGCCGGTTTCCTCGTCATGTTCGCTTCGGCGGCTTTCGGGCTTCTCTCGTCGGGGCGCGGCGGGGCCGCGGCCGAGCCCGGTCAGTCCGGATCGAGGGGCGGCACGAAGTCGACGGGCGGCGGCAAGCCGTCGTTCAGTGAACGGATGGAGTCGCGATTCCAGCGACGATTCGATCAGGACGATCACTGA
- a CDS encoding SAV_6107 family HEPN domain-containing protein: protein MTQPMRAQTHYTVDERVVLRSRDLLERAEALFDDASKITDDEPERFRVFYLAAIRAAGAVLAVHEPAGPVRRRRDARDAWSRIRAVAPEAHDLAEYFGGLSAMRAKVESGLVRTIDPTMCARVERRAMEFLDVADATLLAYEQGKIGHRRRTSATGGGRRGDLLVS, encoded by the coding sequence ATGACACAGCCCATGCGAGCACAGACGCACTACACAGTCGACGAGCGAGTCGTGCTCCGAAGCCGCGATCTGCTGGAACGGGCCGAGGCTCTGTTCGACGACGCATCGAAGATCACCGATGACGAACCCGAGCGTTTCCGGGTGTTCTACCTCGCGGCTATTCGCGCCGCCGGAGCCGTCCTCGCCGTGCACGAGCCCGCGGGCCCGGTGCGTCGCCGCCGCGACGCGCGCGACGCATGGAGTCGGATCCGCGCCGTGGCACCCGAGGCGCACGATCTCGCCGAGTACTTCGGCGGTCTGTCGGCCATGCGTGCGAAGGTCGAGTCGGGCCTGGTCCGGACGATCGACCCGACGATGTGCGCGCGCGTCGAACGCCGCGCGATGGAGTTCCTCGACGTGGCGGACGCCACCCTCTTGGCGTACGAACAAGGGAAGATCGGACATCGACGACGTACTTCCGCTACCGGAGGTGGTCGCCGCGGCGATCTGCTCGTATCATGA
- a CDS encoding GNAT family N-acetyltransferase: MREHRPTTREGPAVTAPSPFRLVALRPEDAHLWLDPAVHTYVTAMNYPRSTEAHRIPLWRDHIARQGWFAVGAVTRVSTMDALRPGLSRLRIDRLTGGEREILVGVAYGYHGARDQWWNQQLRSGLRRAGRSPDEITAVTADYFELTELHVHPLAQGRGIGERLLTALLADRPESTVLLSTPEVPYEENRAWALYRRLGFTDVLRRFTFVGDPRPFAFLGRSLPLATSPESVSRR; encoded by the coding sequence ATGCGCGAGCACCGGCCCACGACGAGGGAGGGTCCAGCCGTGACCGCACCGTCCCCTTTCCGCCTCGTCGCCCTGCGCCCCGAGGACGCCCATCTGTGGCTCGACCCCGCCGTGCACACCTATGTGACGGCGATGAACTATCCGCGAAGCACCGAAGCGCACCGCATTCCGCTCTGGCGCGACCACATCGCGCGGCAGGGCTGGTTCGCGGTCGGCGCGGTCACCCGTGTCTCCACGATGGACGCGCTGCGCCCCGGGCTGAGCCGTCTGCGCATCGACCGGCTCACCGGAGGCGAGCGAGAGATCCTGGTGGGTGTGGCCTACGGCTATCACGGTGCGCGGGATCAGTGGTGGAATCAGCAGCTCCGGTCCGGGCTGCGCCGCGCGGGCCGCAGCCCGGACGAGATCACCGCGGTGACCGCCGACTACTTCGAACTGACCGAGTTGCACGTCCATCCCCTCGCGCAGGGCCGCGGCATCGGGGAACGACTGTTGACCGCGCTGCTGGCCGACCGACCGGAATCGACGGTGCTGCTCTCCACACCCGAGGTCCCGTACGAGGAGAACCGTGCGTGGGCGCTGTACCGACGGCTGGGTTTCACCGACGTCCTGCGCCGGTTCACGTTCGTCGGCGACCCACGACCGTTCGCATTCCTCGGGCGTTCGCTGCCACTGGCCACATCGCCGGAGTCCGTGTCGCGCCGCTGA
- a CDS encoding LppM family (lipo)protein encodes MKSLRRVPILAIAALLALVPVLSGCMTKSTTVGDQFSGRVLVATSPDSGPTTPSFDIPASLGAQVWSAEFPSQDAAPAPKAPEPTDPEPGAVAPTADGKTGAQLSFDHLSTGQFGQLGSIIAAALPDQAATMDLKVTRSGDYVRLRGSSALGELDPKTTFVSITVDFAGPVVATNGQQTGDSTVTWFPTPGQTTEFNADSEYADPATAAVPSWTWFMLLLCAAVVVFIVVAAYKNRDNSPRPGRVLTSKPLPTPLQKVADKVSKDESDPYDV; translated from the coding sequence GTGAAGTCACTGCGCCGCGTCCCGATCCTCGCCATCGCCGCGCTGCTCGCGCTGGTCCCCGTCCTGTCGGGTTGCATGACCAAGTCCACGACGGTGGGCGATCAGTTCTCCGGTCGAGTCCTCGTGGCCACCAGTCCCGACTCGGGGCCGACGACTCCGTCGTTCGACATACCGGCGTCGTTGGGCGCCCAGGTCTGGTCTGCCGAGTTCCCGTCGCAGGACGCCGCCCCCGCACCGAAGGCTCCGGAACCGACCGACCCCGAACCCGGTGCGGTCGCGCCGACCGCCGACGGCAAGACCGGGGCGCAACTGTCGTTCGATCACCTCTCGACCGGACAGTTCGGTCAGCTCGGCTCGATCATCGCCGCAGCTCTTCCCGATCAGGCCGCGACGATGGACCTCAAGGTGACGCGCAGCGGCGACTACGTCCGCCTCCGCGGCTCCAGCGCACTCGGTGAACTGGATCCGAAGACGACGTTCGTCTCGATCACCGTCGACTTCGCGGGCCCGGTGGTCGCCACCAACGGTCAGCAGACCGGCGACTCGACGGTCACCTGGTTCCCGACGCCCGGGCAGACCACCGAGTTCAACGCCGACTCCGAGTACGCCGACCCCGCGACGGCGGCCGTGCCGAGTTGGACATGGTTCATGCTGCTGCTGTGCGCCGCGGTCGTGGTCTTCATCGTCGTCGCCGCATACAAGAACCGCGACAACAGTCCGCGTCCCGGGCGCGTCCTCACCTCCAAGCCGCTGCCGACGCCGCTGCAGAAGGTGGCCGACAAGGTCTCCAAGGACGAGTCCGACCCCTACGACGTGTAG
- a CDS encoding methylenetetrahydrofolate reductase, translated as MISSVSEATASATARAGARSVIEAIAAPHDGPVPFSVEFFPPKDADAEARLWRAVRIFERMNPAFVSLTYGAGGSTRDRTVRIAGELATETTLLTIAHLTAVNHSVGELRALVGAYADKGIVNLLALRGDPPGDPLGEWVKHPDGVEYAAELVELIRDLGDFHAGVASFPEGHHRAPDLVADTDNLVRKLRAGAEYSVTQVFFDVDDYLRLRDRVVAADPEQGAKPIIPGLMPITSLASARRMTELSGSTIPRDVEERLMRAAGDGPEEDRAAIRAVGIDLCTEAAERLVAEGAPCLHFCSLNFAKATSEVLDRIGVDTRGAFAAV; from the coding sequence ATGATTTCTAGCGTGAGTGAAGCCACTGCCTCTGCGACCGCCCGCGCGGGCGCGCGATCGGTCATCGAAGCGATCGCCGCCCCGCACGACGGCCCCGTGCCGTTCTCCGTCGAGTTCTTTCCGCCGAAGGACGCCGACGCCGAAGCCCGGCTCTGGCGTGCCGTGCGGATCTTCGAGCGAATGAACCCGGCCTTCGTCTCGTTGACCTACGGGGCGGGCGGCTCCACCCGGGACCGCACCGTCCGCATCGCGGGTGAACTCGCCACCGAGACCACCCTGCTCACCATCGCGCATCTGACCGCGGTGAATCACAGCGTCGGCGAACTGCGCGCGCTGGTCGGCGCCTACGCGGACAAGGGCATTGTGAATCTCCTCGCGCTGCGCGGCGATCCGCCCGGCGATCCGCTGGGGGAGTGGGTCAAGCATCCCGACGGCGTCGAATACGCCGCCGAACTCGTCGAACTGATTCGCGACCTCGGTGACTTCCACGCCGGCGTCGCGTCGTTCCCGGAGGGACACCATCGTGCCCCCGACCTGGTCGCCGACACCGACAACCTGGTCCGCAAGCTGCGTGCGGGCGCCGAGTACTCGGTGACCCAGGTGTTCTTCGACGTCGACGACTACCTGCGCCTGCGTGACCGCGTCGTCGCCGCCGACCCCGAGCAGGGCGCGAAACCGATCATCCCGGGACTGATGCCGATCACCTCGCTGGCCAGCGCCCGTCGGATGACCGAACTGTCGGGCAGCACCATTCCGCGTGACGTCGAGGAACGGCTGATGCGCGCGGCGGGCGACGGCCCCGAGGAGGACCGCGCCGCGATCCGGGCCGTCGGCATCGACCTGTGCACGGAGGCCGCCGAACGTCTCGTCGCCGAGGGCGCACCGTGTCTGCACTTCTGCAGCCTGAACTTCGCCAAGGCGACCAGTGAGGTCCTCGACCGCATCGGCGTCGACACCCGGGGCGCCTTCGCGGCCGTCTGA
- a CDS encoding polyprenyl synthetase family protein, whose amino-acid sequence MVNLMDVPVAVDEVLDEFFQATAPILESIHPSVIDKGQALRAFVMTGGKRIRPLFVYAGRQCAGDKITMSKTPDAEREALRVCAAIELIQACALVHDDILDRSDTRRGRPTVHRRFEALHRDRGWDGDARHFGDSAAILVGDLALAWADDLFHGALPTAVGAQPGPDRPVPFAATAVWSQMRTEVLAGQFLDVTNEASGDESVTAAEQVMTYKTAAYTVARPLELGATLGGADESLRAELHGIGIDLGIAFQLRDDLLGVFGDPAETGKPSGDDLVAGKRTALLAAGLAQADETGARTLRSGIGRPLADAEIAAVRAVLTESGAVAEMERQIARRRDSGLARIDALDCDEDARAGLRTLAHRITDRTS is encoded by the coding sequence GTGGTCAATCTGATGGATGTGCCGGTCGCCGTCGACGAGGTCCTGGACGAGTTCTTCCAGGCCACCGCGCCGATTCTCGAGTCGATTCATCCGAGTGTGATCGACAAGGGCCAGGCGCTGCGGGCATTCGTGATGACCGGCGGCAAGCGCATCCGCCCGCTGTTCGTCTACGCGGGTCGGCAGTGCGCCGGAGATAAAATCACGATGAGTAAAACACCGGACGCGGAGCGTGAGGCACTGCGCGTGTGCGCCGCCATCGAGTTGATCCAGGCCTGCGCGCTGGTGCACGACGACATCCTCGACCGGTCGGACACCCGGCGCGGGAGGCCGACCGTCCACCGTCGCTTCGAAGCTCTTCATCGCGACCGCGGCTGGGACGGCGACGCACGCCATTTCGGGGACAGCGCCGCGATCCTCGTCGGCGACCTGGCCCTCGCGTGGGCCGACGATCTGTTCCACGGAGCGCTCCCGACGGCGGTCGGCGCGCAGCCCGGCCCCGATCGGCCGGTTCCGTTCGCGGCGACGGCGGTCTGGTCCCAGATGCGCACCGAGGTGCTCGCCGGCCAGTTCCTCGACGTCACCAACGAGGCGTCCGGCGACGAGTCGGTGACCGCCGCCGAACAGGTGATGACCTATAAGACGGCCGCCTACACCGTCGCCCGGCCGTTGGAGCTGGGCGCCACGCTCGGCGGCGCCGACGAATCACTGCGCGCCGAGCTCCACGGCATCGGCATAGATCTGGGCATCGCGTTCCAACTGCGCGATGATCTCCTCGGCGTCTTCGGCGATCCCGCCGAGACCGGTAAGCCCTCGGGCGACGACCTGGTCGCGGGCAAGCGGACCGCGCTGCTCGCGGCCGGTCTCGCACAGGCCGACGAGACCGGTGCGCGCACGCTCCGCAGCGGCATCGGCAGGCCGCTCGCGGACGCGGAGATCGCCGCTGTCCGCGCGGTCCTGACCGAATCGGGCGCCGTCGCCGAGATGGAGCGTCAGATCGCCCGGCGCCGCGACTCCGGGCTGGCCCGGATCGATGCGCTCGACTGCGACGAGGACGCCCGCGCCGGACTGCGGACGCTGGCGCACCGCATCACCGACCGGACCAGCTGA
- the crtI gene encoding phytoene desaturase family protein, whose protein sequence is MPARTPHIAVIGAGLAGLAAAARLRAHGVDVTVFETGDVPGGLVRTETIGGHRFDTGATVLTMPSLIVDTVTQLGVSAREALDRLAAAPVDPSYVMNYADGASLSIPHDAAAVPDAVAEALGARAGAGAADLLGWLRRVYDAEFDTFIDRNFDPTGLVDARTRRAAARLVRLRTLGGLTGAVSRFVDDERLQRAFTFQALYAGVPPHRARAIYAIIADMDIGRGVSAPAGGMGRVGRVIADALVDADVEIVYGTTVRALRRDHDGTVTAVVTDDDTIAVDAVVATAERDAVARLADERPRRRLRYSPSAVVVHGVLPVGATDTWRSGHHTVDFGRAWTQTFAEITGRRGRLMSDGSFLITRGAVGDPDTFIADGAESVSVLAPTPNLESADLDWNVLAGPYVAEILATLAARGYPGIDAMRVLRVDHPRTWADAGLPAGTPFSAAHTAAQTGPLRTRNVWPTSRNLILAGSATVPGVGIPPVLVSGGLAADRVTDLLRGDDGTR, encoded by the coding sequence ATGCCCGCCCGGACGCCGCACATCGCGGTGATCGGCGCGGGACTCGCCGGACTGGCCGCCGCCGCCCGACTCCGCGCGCACGGAGTCGACGTCACGGTGTTCGAGACCGGCGACGTCCCGGGCGGGCTCGTCCGCACGGAGACGATCGGCGGGCACCGCTTCGACACCGGAGCCACGGTCCTGACGATGCCGTCGCTGATCGTCGACACGGTGACGCAGCTCGGTGTGTCCGCGCGCGAGGCGCTCGACCGCCTCGCCGCGGCGCCGGTGGACCCGAGCTACGTGATGAACTACGCCGACGGCGCATCGCTGTCGATCCCCCACGACGCCGCCGCCGTCCCCGATGCGGTCGCCGAGGCGCTCGGCGCCCGTGCGGGCGCCGGCGCCGCCGATCTCCTCGGCTGGCTGCGCCGTGTCTACGACGCCGAGTTCGACACGTTCATCGACCGGAACTTCGACCCGACCGGTCTGGTCGACGCCCGGACCCGCCGGGCCGCCGCCCGACTCGTTCGGCTGCGCACGCTCGGCGGTCTGACCGGCGCGGTGTCGCGATTCGTCGACGACGAGCGGCTGCAGCGCGCATTCACGTTTCAGGCGCTCTACGCGGGTGTTCCACCGCACCGTGCGCGCGCGATCTACGCGATCATCGCCGACATGGACATCGGGCGCGGCGTGTCGGCCCCCGCGGGCGGCATGGGACGGGTCGGCCGCGTCATCGCCGACGCCCTGGTCGACGCGGACGTCGAGATCGTCTACGGAACCACCGTCCGCGCTCTGCGCCGTGACCACGACGGCACGGTGACCGCGGTGGTGACCGACGACGACACGATCGCCGTCGACGCGGTGGTCGCGACCGCCGAACGCGACGCCGTCGCGCGACTGGCGGACGAGCGGCCGCGTCGTCGGCTCCGATACTCGCCCAGCGCCGTCGTCGTGCACGGGGTGCTGCCGGTGGGGGCCACCGACACGTGGCGGTCGGGCCACCACACCGTCGACTTCGGGCGGGCCTGGACGCAGACCTTCGCCGAGATCACCGGCCGACGCGGTCGGCTGATGTCCGACGGCTCGTTCCTGATCACCCGCGGTGCGGTCGGCGATCCGGACACCTTCATCGCCGACGGCGCCGAATCGGTGTCGGTCCTGGCCCCGACGCCGAATCTGGAGTCGGCCGACCTCGACTGGAACGTGCTGGCCGGTCCCTACGTCGCCGAGATCCTCGCGACACTCGCCGCACGCGGCTATCCGGGCATCGATGCGATGCGCGTGCTCCGCGTCGACCATCCGAGGACCTGGGCCGACGCCGGGCTGCCCGCGGGCACACCGTTCTCGGCGGCCCATACCGCCGCCCAGACGGGACCGCTGCGAACTCGCAACGTGTGGCCGACGAGCCGCAACCTGATCCTGGCGGGAAGTGCGACGGTGCCCGGCGTCGGCATCCCACCGGTCCTGGTGTCGGGCGGGCTGGCGGCCGATCGGGTCACCGATCTGCTGCGCGGGGACGACGGGACGCGGTAG